One Actinomycetospora corticicola genomic window, GTGTACTACCCGGTGCTGCAGGACGCGGCGGGCCTGCCGTTCGGGCTCTACGTGCACGGCGGGGACGACACGGCGGGCGCGGTCCGCGACGTCCTGCGCATCACCGGCGGCCTCGGCTGGGTGCAGGCGGCGGAGGCGGTCACGACGACGGGTGCGCCCACGGCCGCCGACCGCGAGGCCGCGTGGGAGCTGGGCGCGACGCTCGCGGTGCGGGCCCTCGACGGGGAATGAGAGCGCCGGGCGACCGGGTTGGGGCGGACATGACGTCACGCGCCGCGCAGTACGCCCGCTACGGCGGGCCGGAGGTCCTCGAGATCGTGGAGCGCGAGGACCCGCAGCCGGGCCCGGGCCAGGTCCGCCTCGCCGTGCGTGCGGCCGGGGTCAACCCGGCGGACTGGAAGCTGCGGACCGGCGCGTTCAACCCGGGGGACGACGCCCCGGAGCGGCCCGTCGTCCCCGGCTTCGACGTCGCCGGCACGGTGGAGGCGCTCGGCGAGGGCGTCACGACCCTCGCCGAGGGCGACGAGGTGCTCGGCGGGACGAGGGGCGGTGCCCAGGCGGAACGGGCCCTCGCGGACGCCGACGCCCTGGTCGCGAAGCCGGCCGCGCTGTCGTGGGAGGTCGCCGGGTCCCTGGCCACCGTCGTCTCCACCGCGTACCGCGTCCTCGAGCGGCTCGGCGTGTCCCCGGGGCAGGTGCTGCTCGTCCACGGCGCGTCGGGCGGCGTCGGCATCGTCGCCACGCAGGTCGCGCTCGCCCGCGGGATCACGGTGATCGGCAGCGCGGGCGAGCGGCACCAGGACGACGTGCGGGCCCTCGGGGCCACGCCGGTGGTGCACGGGGACGGTCTCGTCGACGGGGTCCGCGCGGTCACCGACCGGGTGGACGCCGTGTTCGACGCCGCGGGCAGGGGCTCGCTCGCGGATCTCGTCGCGCTCGCGGGCGGCCCCGACCGCGTCGTCACCATCGCCCACCCCGACGCCGCCGAGCACGGCGTCGAGTTCTCCTCCGGCGGCGGCGTCGACGGCGCCCTCGCGGAGTTCGTCGGGCAGCTCGCGGCGGGGACGTTCCGCGCGCCGGAGGTGGTCGTCTACCCGCTCGAGGAGGTCGGGAAGGCGCAGGAGGACAACCGCACCGGCGCCGTGAGCGGCAAGCTCGTCGTCATCCCCTGAGCTTGAGCGCGCTCTCGTAGAGGGCCTTGGTCGCCACTCCGTGCGCGG contains:
- a CDS encoding NADP-dependent oxidoreductase → MTSRAAQYARYGGPEVLEIVEREDPQPGPGQVRLAVRAAGVNPADWKLRTGAFNPGDDAPERPVVPGFDVAGTVEALGEGVTTLAEGDEVLGGTRGGAQAERALADADALVAKPAALSWEVAGSLATVVSTAYRVLERLGVSPGQVLLVHGASGGVGIVATQVALARGITVIGSAGERHQDDVRALGATPVVHGDGLVDGVRAVTDRVDAVFDAAGRGSLADLVALAGGPDRVVTIAHPDAAEHGVEFSSGGGVDGALAEFVGQLAAGTFRAPEVVVYPLEEVGKAQEDNRTGAVSGKLVVIP
- a CDS encoding NAD(P)H-dependent oxidoreductase — protein: MTRLLVVHHTPSPACQTLLEAVLAGAGTDELPGPVEVVTRPALAAGAADLLAADAVVLGTPANIGTMSGALKHFFDQVYYPVLQDAAGLPFGLYVHGGDDTAGAVRDVLRITGGLGWVQAAEAVTTTGAPTAADREAAWELGATLAVRALDGE